Proteins co-encoded in one Streptomyces sp. SLBN-31 genomic window:
- a CDS encoding ricin-type beta-trefoil lectin domain protein, producing MLAPVAVAVALALLPAQAFASPPDPTTADAPREDVDLLNLAEDDTVTGTTRDPGLDSIRTDQPTDQTDAPAGTTTPAPAGTAAVDFSGTTTQSAALRTGDTATATQTDYKPAGQLPVKLGQAPDAPAPSGTWQVGVFDRAAPEAQGLDGTLVKVTAPTTGSVPISVQLSYQKYENFYGADWASRLQFVQFPECYLTTPDIEECRQYTELDTVNDPHDRTVTATVDTAADGTVSQAAASGSGTSGAGVMRASYVRPAATSGDSAVIGAVDSGSGPAGTFKATPLASDGKWASGDSSGAFTWSYPLQVPPAPAGPRPQISFDYNSQAVDGKTATSSPQSSWIGEGWNYDPGHIERRYRSCKDDRDDTAAGTPNNKDKKYKTSDLCWVSYNAVLSLGGKTSQLVRVGDTSSYRLEKDDGTRVELKTGGDNGDNNGEYWVVTTPDGTQYYYGLNKVGGGHADTGSVFTVPVFGNHPGEPCHKDAFADSRCTASDGTKQQQAWSWGLDKVVDVHGNTMVVTWHKSTNYYAVNKKFKTPEKYVRGGYPDTIEYGMRPDSLTSPSAKIVFDAVQRCVETDGSCAADKFDDTSNPASYRPWWDSPGNLNCKSDSKLCPAFPSFWIRMRLGTVTTYAARPGGSGLARVDTYTLHHSFPRDWYNTSPGLWLDSITRTGYAPGDSTGTLLTKSGVSFGPYVVSKDDPLGGYLKDQQLPNLVPRYKGDPRPGFTRPRIGTVSTENGGDFEVVYRGGCRTEPSVDPADNHGTCYPVRWSPDAELAKPPLAWFNKYVVDSVTEIDKISGVSDRVTTKYAYSDAAWSQDDDELTKPSLRTYSVWRGYQKVATIRGAKNGGTTVGVPQTQSYGVTRYFRGTGGALKDSTGTVTLAADDAPQYAGMAAETLAYDGTGGRLLKRTLNYPWSHQTASRTRDGGLDPLLAFQVGVRRTDAIQIVDTSWQEVRTETEFETDHGLPWQVQTAVVKPDGSGEKLSDYACARTDYVNNEDANLIGLPKQVRMTATSCDGWATADPATQLMNATRTSYDNLAWGATPTKGLPTSTANPDGTGVGYSVVTGRSYDPLGRLRKITDPLKGVTETQYTPADIGGPVTAIKTINPKGHTSTTTYDPGRGLALTVTDTNGHVSRSEYDALGRLTKGWSASRSSGDQSPDVIIGYQMAAVTSTSTKPTAVTVQTIKDDGSYAKQITLYDGLGRQFQVQSEAHGPGRVIVDTRYDDHGLVRDKTGDYLAKGEPEAAQFKPKSLSLVPSMTRTTYDGLERPVKMTALHSGTAVYSDTTSYGDNWTLAKPAGGATPATKTTTDALGRPTQVQHFTNKDLTDWRSTWYSYDARGNRTSVKDHQGNLWTYTYDARGRLVDSTDPDLGHSSFSYDDLDRQTKATDANQKATYTDYDAIGRVTYVREGSATATPVKEFTYDLPGAAGKPASSIRHDAGGDYVDSVTGYDSEYRPTGREITVPANANTSGLAGTYQYAYTYTPTGKPLSVTLPAVGGLAKEKVVTRYDSDGLAQSTSGQTWYTSDVTYSPYGEPLRTVSGAQPYRVWTTNFIDEHTGRVQRTVWDRETADSHRISDSYYSYDRAGNVTSSARKQTTGSTSAWDTQCFTYDYLGEMVDAWTSTVAVGTAGTGCKSANGTAWGYREDGQSSAGPIAEAPDSATDATAPDSDMAASLNAAAPASGTVSTDINAYWQSFTFDAIGNRASLTEHDPADTTKDAKSAYTYGVQTSAGTLNQPHTLTKVTPSTGTASSYTYTAVGNAETRTLPGGTQSLVWNSEDKVTEVKGAGDGAGAVVGLSGKCLDDANGSTADGNPVQLYRCNNSRAQQWKTTSDSLRIFGKCASATGTANGTKILLATCDGSSAQKFTVRASDKSLYHAASGKCVDVPNSNDADSTDLQLYTCNGTAAQQWTPADRTTYVYDGAGTRLLEHTAAGSILYLGETEVSADINGNIVGASRSYAQTGAPTVVRSVKYGATTGHKLSILLTDQLGTATTSVDETSGQTLTRRFVKPFGETRGSQPFSWPNKRSYLRTGIDDTGTGLIHLGAREYDQSTGRFLSADPVIDPSDPLQINGYSYAGNNPVTKSDPDGLQAIECWEGTAVCRNGVPVAAQPPPEIAPERALTQGTVSGRQVIYDERGVPHTLGQRTNNVSEQVAFDYMNDDLRNGGKYYDGSANGSGSRYLWQDDKGVIPRKGLMHGPNGDHVAAGVTADFIKVTWKNGKIVSVDTWDANESKAKVFNADNVASTVSNKMNTSDSGKGQTQNTVYVAKSQAEAEAIRDKFVGNKHVRVIWPDGAFDTQRVQPLVRKINGGTIRITPGEVTAKAPSVPDVPSEPRSGGGGSRVGKLMGGLGVIGDLYMIWDATRSWQRGCDGWLVSCDPAPMM from the coding sequence GTGCTCGCGCCGGTGGCCGTGGCAGTGGCCCTCGCCCTGCTGCCCGCCCAGGCGTTCGCCTCGCCGCCGGACCCCACCACCGCGGACGCCCCGCGTGAAGACGTCGACCTGCTCAATCTCGCCGAGGACGACACGGTCACCGGCACCACCCGGGACCCCGGCCTCGACAGCATCCGCACGGACCAGCCCACCGACCAGACCGATGCACCCGCCGGCACCACCACCCCGGCCCCGGCCGGCACCGCGGCGGTCGACTTCAGCGGCACCACCACCCAGTCGGCCGCGCTGCGCACCGGCGATACCGCCACGGCCACGCAGACCGACTACAAGCCCGCAGGCCAGCTCCCGGTGAAGCTGGGACAGGCGCCCGACGCCCCCGCGCCCAGCGGCACCTGGCAGGTCGGCGTCTTCGACCGCGCCGCCCCCGAGGCCCAGGGTCTCGACGGCACCCTCGTCAAGGTGACCGCGCCGACCACCGGTTCGGTGCCGATCTCGGTCCAGCTCAGCTACCAGAAGTACGAGAACTTCTACGGCGCCGACTGGGCCTCCCGGCTGCAGTTCGTCCAGTTCCCCGAGTGCTACCTGACCACCCCGGACATCGAGGAGTGCCGGCAGTACACCGAGCTGGACACGGTCAACGACCCGCACGACAGGACCGTGACGGCCACCGTCGACACCGCCGCCGACGGCACCGTCAGCCAGGCCGCGGCGAGCGGGTCCGGTACCTCCGGCGCGGGCGTCATGCGGGCCTCCTACGTCCGGCCGGCCGCCACGAGCGGTGACAGCGCCGTCATCGGCGCCGTCGACTCCGGCTCCGGTCCGGCCGGCACCTTCAAGGCCACCCCGCTGGCCTCCGACGGCAAGTGGGCCTCGGGCGACTCCTCCGGCGCCTTCACCTGGTCCTACCCGCTGCAGGTGCCCCCGGCGCCGGCCGGACCCCGCCCGCAGATCTCCTTCGACTACAACTCCCAGGCGGTGGACGGGAAAACGGCCACCTCCTCGCCCCAGTCCTCCTGGATCGGCGAGGGCTGGAACTACGACCCCGGGCACATCGAGCGCCGCTACCGCAGCTGCAAGGACGACCGCGACGACACGGCCGCCGGCACGCCCAACAACAAGGACAAGAAGTACAAGACGTCCGACCTGTGCTGGGTGTCGTACAACGCCGTGCTCTCGCTCGGCGGCAAGACCTCCCAGCTGGTCCGGGTCGGGGACACCAGCAGCTACCGGCTGGAGAAGGACGACGGTACCCGGGTCGAGCTGAAGACAGGCGGTGACAACGGCGACAACAACGGCGAGTACTGGGTCGTCACCACCCCCGACGGCACGCAGTACTACTACGGCCTGAACAAGGTGGGCGGCGGTCACGCCGACACCGGCTCCGTCTTCACCGTCCCCGTCTTCGGCAACCACCCCGGGGAGCCCTGCCACAAGGACGCCTTCGCCGACTCCCGTTGCACCGCGAGCGACGGCACCAAGCAGCAACAGGCGTGGAGTTGGGGCCTGGACAAGGTCGTCGACGTGCACGGCAACACCATGGTCGTCACCTGGCACAAGTCAACCAACTACTACGCCGTCAACAAGAAGTTCAAGACGCCCGAGAAGTACGTTCGCGGCGGCTACCCCGACACCATCGAGTACGGGATGCGCCCCGACAGCCTCACCAGCCCGTCCGCGAAGATCGTCTTCGACGCCGTGCAGCGCTGCGTGGAGACCGACGGCTCCTGCGCCGCCGACAAGTTCGACGACACCTCGAACCCCGCCTCCTACCGCCCCTGGTGGGACAGCCCCGGCAACCTCAACTGCAAGTCCGACTCCAAGCTGTGCCCCGCCTTCCCGTCCTTCTGGATCCGGATGCGGCTCGGCACCGTGACCACCTACGCCGCCCGCCCCGGCGGCAGCGGCCTGGCCCGCGTCGACACCTACACCCTCCACCACTCCTTCCCGCGCGACTGGTACAACACCTCGCCCGGACTGTGGCTGGACTCCATCACCCGCACCGGCTACGCGCCCGGCGACAGCACCGGCACCCTGCTGACCAAGTCCGGCGTCAGCTTCGGGCCGTACGTCGTCAGCAAGGACGACCCGCTCGGCGGCTACCTCAAGGACCAGCAGCTGCCCAACCTGGTCCCCCGCTACAAGGGCGACCCGCGTCCCGGCTTCACCCGGCCCCGCATCGGCACGGTGTCCACCGAGAACGGCGGCGACTTCGAGGTCGTCTACCGCGGCGGCTGCCGCACCGAACCGTCCGTCGACCCCGCCGACAACCACGGCACCTGCTACCCCGTGCGCTGGTCACCGGACGCGGAACTGGCCAAGCCCCCGCTCGCCTGGTTCAACAAGTACGTCGTCGACTCGGTCACCGAGATCGACAAGATCTCCGGTGTCTCGGACCGCGTGACCACCAAGTACGCCTACAGCGATGCCGCCTGGAGCCAGGACGACGACGAGCTCACCAAGCCGAGTCTGCGCACCTACAGCGTCTGGCGGGGCTACCAGAAGGTCGCCACCATCCGCGGCGCCAAGAACGGCGGCACCACCGTCGGCGTCCCGCAGACCCAGTCGTACGGCGTCACCCGCTACTTCCGAGGCACCGGCGGCGCGCTGAAGGACTCCACCGGCACGGTCACCCTGGCCGCCGACGACGCCCCGCAGTACGCCGGCATGGCGGCAGAGACCCTCGCCTACGACGGCACCGGCGGCCGGCTGCTCAAGCGCACCCTGAACTACCCCTGGTCGCACCAGACGGCCTCCCGCACCCGGGACGGCGGACTCGACCCGCTGCTCGCCTTCCAGGTCGGCGTCCGGCGCACCGACGCCATCCAGATCGTCGACACCAGCTGGCAGGAGGTGCGCACCGAGACCGAGTTCGAGACCGATCACGGGCTGCCGTGGCAGGTGCAGACCGCCGTGGTCAAGCCCGACGGCAGCGGCGAGAAGCTCAGCGACTACGCCTGCGCGCGCACCGACTACGTCAACAACGAGGACGCCAACCTCATCGGCCTTCCCAAGCAGGTCCGGATGACGGCGACCTCCTGCGACGGCTGGGCCACCGCCGACCCGGCCACCCAGCTGATGAACGCCACTCGCACCAGCTACGACAACCTCGCCTGGGGCGCGACCCCCACCAAGGGCCTGCCCACCAGCACCGCCAACCCCGACGGCACCGGCGTCGGCTACTCGGTCGTCACCGGCCGCAGCTACGACCCGCTCGGCCGGCTGCGCAAGATCACCGACCCGCTCAAGGGCGTCACCGAGACCCAGTACACGCCCGCCGACATCGGCGGACCGGTCACCGCCATCAAGACGATCAATCCCAAAGGCCACACCAGCACCACCACCTACGATCCGGGCCGCGGCCTCGCCCTGACCGTCACCGACACCAACGGCCACGTCTCCCGCAGCGAGTACGACGCCCTGGGCCGTCTGACCAAGGGCTGGTCCGCGTCCCGCTCCTCCGGCGACCAGTCCCCGGACGTCATCATCGGCTACCAGATGGCCGCCGTCACCTCCACCTCGACCAAGCCCACCGCGGTCACCGTGCAGACCATCAAGGACGACGGAAGCTACGCCAAGCAGATCACCCTGTACGACGGCCTGGGCCGCCAGTTCCAGGTGCAGAGCGAGGCCCACGGCCCCGGCCGCGTCATCGTCGACACCCGCTACGACGACCACGGCCTGGTCCGAGACAAGACTGGCGACTACCTCGCCAAGGGCGAGCCGGAAGCCGCCCAGTTCAAGCCCAAGAGCCTCAGCCTGGTGCCGAGCATGACCCGGACCACGTACGACGGTCTGGAGCGCCCGGTGAAGATGACCGCGCTGCACAGCGGCACGGCCGTCTACTCCGACACCACCAGCTACGGCGACAACTGGACGCTCGCCAAGCCGGCCGGCGGCGCCACCCCGGCGACCAAGACGACCACCGACGCGCTCGGCCGGCCCACTCAGGTCCAGCACTTCACCAACAAGGACCTCACCGACTGGCGCTCCACCTGGTACTCCTACGACGCGCGCGGCAACCGCACCTCCGTCAAGGACCACCAGGGCAACCTCTGGACCTACACCTACGACGCCCGCGGCCGGCTGGTCGACTCCACCGACCCCGACCTCGGCCACTCCTCCTTCTCGTACGACGACCTCGACCGCCAGACCAAGGCGACCGACGCCAACCAGAAGGCGACGTACACCGACTACGACGCCATCGGCCGGGTCACCTACGTCCGCGAAGGCTCGGCCACCGCGACGCCGGTCAAGGAGTTCACCTACGACCTGCCCGGCGCGGCCGGCAAGCCCGCCTCCTCCATCCGGCACGACGCCGGGGGCGACTACGTCGACTCCGTCACCGGCTACGACAGCGAGTACCGGCCCACCGGACGAGAGATCACCGTCCCCGCGAACGCCAACACCAGCGGTCTCGCGGGCACTTACCAGTACGCGTACACCTACACGCCCACCGGCAAGCCCCTGAGCGTGACCCTCCCGGCCGTCGGCGGCCTAGCCAAGGAGAAGGTCGTCACCCGCTACGACAGCGACGGCCTGGCCCAGTCCACCTCCGGCCAGACCTGGTACACCTCCGACGTCACCTACTCGCCGTACGGCGAACCCCTGCGCACCGTCAGCGGCGCGCAGCCCTACCGGGTGTGGACGACGAACTTCATCGACGAGCACACCGGCCGCGTCCAGCGCACCGTGTGGGACCGGGAGACCGCCGACTCCCACCGGATCTCGGACTCCTACTACTCCTACGACCGTGCCGGCAACGTCACCTCCAGCGCCCGCAAGCAGACCACCGGGTCGACGAGCGCCTGGGACACCCAGTGCTTCACCTACGACTACTTGGGCGAGATGGTCGACGCCTGGACCTCCACGGTGGCCGTCGGCACGGCCGGCACCGGGTGCAAGTCCGCCAACGGCACCGCCTGGGGCTACCGGGAGGACGGCCAGTCCTCGGCCGGACCCATCGCCGAGGCCCCAGACTCCGCCACCGACGCCACCGCGCCCGACAGCGACATGGCGGCCTCGCTGAACGCCGCCGCGCCCGCCTCCGGCACGGTCTCCACCGACATCAACGCCTACTGGCAGTCCTTCACCTTCGACGCGATCGGCAACCGCGCGAGCCTCACCGAGCACGACCCCGCCGACACGACGAAGGACGCCAAGAGCGCCTACACCTACGGCGTACAGACCAGTGCCGGCACCCTCAACCAGCCGCACACCCTGACCAAGGTCACCCCCTCCACCGGCACGGCGTCGAGCTACACGTACACCGCCGTCGGCAACGCCGAGACTCGCACGCTGCCCGGCGGCACCCAGAGCCTCGTCTGGAACTCCGAGGACAAGGTCACCGAGGTCAAGGGCGCCGGTGACGGCGCCGGAGCGGTCGTCGGCCTGTCCGGCAAATGCCTGGACGACGCCAACGGCTCCACCGCCGACGGCAACCCCGTCCAGCTCTACCGGTGCAACAACTCCCGCGCCCAGCAGTGGAAGACCACCAGCGACAGCCTGCGGATCTTCGGCAAGTGCGCGAGCGCCACCGGCACCGCGAACGGCACCAAGATCCTGCTGGCCACCTGCGACGGCAGCAGCGCCCAGAAGTTCACCGTCCGCGCCTCCGACAAGAGCCTCTACCACGCGGCCTCGGGCAAGTGCGTCGACGTACCGAACTCCAACGACGCGGACAGCACCGACCTGCAGCTCTACACCTGCAACGGCACTGCCGCCCAGCAGTGGACCCCGGCCGACCGCACCACGTACGTCTACGACGGCGCGGGCACCCGCCTGCTGGAGCACACCGCCGCGGGCAGCATCCTCTACCTGGGCGAGACCGAGGTCAGCGCCGACATCAACGGCAACATCGTCGGCGCCTCCCGCAGCTACGCCCAGACCGGCGCACCCACCGTGGTCCGCTCCGTCAAGTACGGCGCCACCACGGGCCACAAGCTGAGCATCCTGCTCACCGACCAACTCGGTACCGCCACCACGTCGGTGGACGAGACCAGCGGGCAGACCCTCACCCGCCGCTTCGTCAAGCCGTTCGGCGAGACCCGCGGCAGCCAGCCCTTCAGCTGGCCGAACAAGCGCTCCTACCTGCGCACCGGCATCGACGACACGGGCACCGGCCTCATCCACCTCGGCGCCCGCGAGTATGACCAGTCCACCGGCCGCTTCCTCTCCGCCGACCCGGTCATCGACCCGTCCGACCCGCTGCAGATCAACGGCTACTCCTACGCCGGCAACAACCCGGTCACCAAGAGCGACCCGGACGGTCTGCAGGCCATCGAGTGCTGGGAGGGGACGGCGGTGTGCCGCAACGGAGTGCCCGTCGCGGCGCAACCCCCGCCGGAGATCGCACCGGAGCGCGCGCTCACCCAGGGCACGGTCAGCGGCCGCCAGGTAATCTACGACGAGCGCGGCGTCCCGCACACGCTCGGCCAGCGGACGAACAACGTCTCGGAGCAGGTCGCGTTCGACTACATGAACGATGACCTGCGCAACGGCGGCAAGTACTACGACGGTTCCGCGAACGGCAGCGGCTCCCGGTACCTGTGGCAGGACGACAAGGGCGTCATCCCCAGGAAGGGACTGATGCACGGCCCCAACGGCGACCATGTCGCGGCCGGTGTCACGGCTGACTTCATCAAGGTCACCTGGAAGAACGGCAAGATCGTGTCCGTCGACACCTGGGACGCCAACGAGAGCAAGGCCAAGGTGTTCAACGCGGACAACGTCGCCAGCACCGTTTCCAACAAGATGAACACCAGCGACAGCGGCAAGGGCCAGACCCAGAACACCGTCTACGTCGCGAAGAGCCAGGCCGAGGCGGAGGCGATCCGGGACAAGTTCGTCGGCAACAAGCACGTCCGCGTGATCTGGCCGGACGGCGCTTTCGACACGCAACGCGTGCAGCCGCTGGTCCGCAAGATCAACGGAGGAACCATCCGGATCACCCCCGGCGAGGTCACCGCGAAGGCCCCCAGCGTGCCCGATGTGCCGTCCGAGCCCAGGTCGGGCGGGGGAGGCAGCCGGGTCGGCAAGCTCATGGGCGGTCTCGGGGTCATCGGCGACCTGTACATGATCTGGGACGCCACCCGTTCCTGGCAGCGCGGCTGCGACGGCTGGCTCGTCTCCTGTGACCCGGCACCGATGATGTGA
- a CDS encoding glycoside hydrolase family 32 protein, producing MSTAPCDPYRPVAHLRPPRNWINDPNGLVFHDGHYHVFHQYNPYGATHANMHWGHFRSPDLLSWEPLPIALTPAPGGVDADGCFSGNAVSDGHRLVVFYSANRRDRSPQHQPVTTAVSHDGGRTFTPRGGLLVPDWPEDCTMYRDPYVWRDGDRWRMLVGAALADGRGAALLYESADLETWNLRGPFDARRQEPVGVTGLHTGEGWECPQYLPPRPGRPGALIFSAWNDHDGDRCVTVLTGEERDGVFAAGPPALADHGPDCYAPALLRAPGDRWLLWGWSPEAREEGWAVADGWAGVLTLPREITVAADGTLHQRPAVELLALRGEHTLHAEGSAHQESVELGGVGRAFDLTARLEATGAASLRLLTGPDEYLDIRLDAAAGELVVDRDHASSDGRAHRGSHRMPCPTGRPVDLRVVVDHSIAEVFLTTTGQVLTVRFYPTGDGPWRLQARTAPDTRLNYTVDAWHLLPLTVKEPSADTDLPHRQVLTTESSPSSP from the coding sequence GTGTCCACCGCGCCCTGCGATCCGTACCGGCCCGTCGCGCATCTGCGACCACCCCGGAACTGGATCAACGACCCCAACGGGCTGGTCTTCCATGACGGCCACTACCACGTCTTCCACCAGTACAACCCGTACGGCGCGACGCACGCGAACATGCACTGGGGCCACTTCCGCAGCCCCGACCTGCTGAGCTGGGAGCCGCTGCCGATCGCCCTCACCCCGGCCCCCGGCGGCGTGGACGCCGACGGCTGCTTCTCCGGCAACGCCGTCTCCGACGGCCACCGCCTCGTCGTCTTCTACTCCGCGAACCGCCGCGACCGCTCGCCGCAGCACCAGCCGGTCACCACCGCCGTCTCCCACGACGGCGGCCGGACCTTCACCCCGCGCGGCGGCCTGCTCGTCCCCGACTGGCCCGAGGACTGCACCATGTACCGCGACCCGTACGTCTGGCGGGACGGCGACCGGTGGCGGATGCTGGTCGGCGCCGCCCTCGCGGACGGCCGGGGCGCGGCCCTGCTGTACGAGTCGGCGGACCTGGAGACATGGAACCTGCGGGGTCCCTTCGACGCCCGCCGGCAGGAGCCGGTCGGCGTCACCGGCCTGCACACCGGCGAGGGCTGGGAATGCCCCCAGTACCTGCCGCCACGGCCCGGACGCCCCGGGGCGCTCATCTTCAGCGCCTGGAACGACCATGACGGCGACCGCTGCGTGACGGTACTCACCGGCGAGGAACGCGACGGCGTCTTCGCGGCCGGACCGCCCGCCCTCGCGGACCACGGCCCGGACTGCTACGCCCCAGCCCTCCTGCGGGCGCCGGGCGACCGGTGGCTGCTGTGGGGCTGGTCCCCGGAGGCCCGCGAGGAGGGCTGGGCGGTCGCGGACGGATGGGCCGGCGTCCTGACCCTGCCCCGCGAGATCACCGTCGCCGCCGACGGCACGCTGCACCAGCGGCCCGCCGTCGAACTCCTCGCCCTGCGCGGCGAGCACACGCTCCACGCGGAGGGCTCGGCCCACCAGGAATCCGTCGAACTGGGTGGCGTGGGCCGCGCCTTCGACCTGACGGCCCGGCTGGAGGCGACCGGGGCGGCGAGCCTGCGGCTGCTCACCGGCCCGGACGAGTACCTCGACATCCGCCTCGACGCCGCCGCGGGCGAACTGGTCGTCGACCGCGACCACGCCTCGTCCGACGGCCGCGCCCACCGCGGCTCCCACCGCATGCCCTGCCCCACCGGCCGGCCCGTGGACCTGCGTGTGGTGGTCGACCACTCCATCGCCGAGGTCTTCCTGACCACCACCGGCCAGGTGCTCACCGTGCGCTTCTACCCCACGGGCGACGGCCCCTGGCGCCTTCAGGCCCGCACCGCGCCGGACACGCGCCTGAACTACACGGTCGACGCCTGGCACCTGCTGCCGCTCACGGTCAAGGAGCCGAGCGCCGACACCGACCTGCCCCACCGCCAGGTCCTCACGACCGAGTCGTCGCCCTCGTCGCCGTAA
- a CDS encoding LacI family DNA-binding transcriptional regulator, translated as MAAAAGVSTATVSHVLNRVEGKRISEETRQRVWKAADELGYAPNGLARGLRTQRSQTIGFVSDEIATTPHAGRMILGAQEAAAAEGLVLLLVNTSGDAELERTSIDMLLQRQVDGVLYAAMYHRIVTLPEALRATPTVLLDAGSPDPAIPSVVPDEVQGGYVAVRELIDHGHHRIGVTVQTVDLPARNGRLEGYRKALAEAGIAYDPSLVAAETAVPFNTVGGDVDTGYRAARRLLTADQRPTALFCFNDRMAAGAYRAAAELELSIPGDLSVIGFDNQELVCESVHPQLSTVQLPHYEMGARAVAQLLALTKTPGRPPGPDTKEKLPCPLVARASVASPPRL; from the coding sequence GTGGCTGCGGCGGCAGGTGTGTCGACCGCGACCGTGTCCCACGTCCTGAACCGGGTCGAGGGCAAGCGGATCAGTGAGGAGACGCGTCAGCGGGTCTGGAAGGCCGCCGACGAACTCGGATACGCGCCCAACGGCCTGGCCCGCGGGCTGCGGACCCAGCGGTCGCAGACCATCGGCTTCGTCAGCGACGAGATCGCCACCACCCCCCACGCGGGCCGGATGATCCTGGGGGCCCAGGAGGCCGCCGCGGCCGAGGGCCTGGTGCTGCTGCTGGTCAACACCAGCGGCGACGCCGAACTGGAGCGCACCAGCATCGACATGCTGCTCCAGCGTCAGGTGGACGGCGTGCTGTACGCGGCCATGTACCACCGCATCGTGACCCTGCCGGAAGCGCTGCGGGCCACACCCACCGTGCTGCTCGACGCCGGCTCGCCCGACCCCGCCATCCCCTCCGTGGTGCCCGACGAGGTCCAGGGCGGTTACGTGGCGGTGCGCGAGCTGATCGACCACGGTCACCACCGGATCGGCGTGACCGTGCAGACCGTCGACCTTCCCGCCCGCAACGGCCGCCTGGAGGGCTACCGCAAGGCGCTCGCCGAGGCCGGCATCGCCTACGACCCGTCACTGGTCGCGGCCGAGACTGCAGTGCCGTTCAACACCGTCGGCGGTGACGTGGACACCGGATACCGGGCCGCACGCCGCCTGCTGACGGCGGATCAGCGCCCGACAGCCCTGTTCTGCTTCAACGACCGGATGGCCGCGGGGGCTTACCGGGCCGCCGCCGAACTGGAGCTGTCCATCCCCGGAGACCTGTCCGTCATCGGGTTCGACAACCAGGAACTGGTCTGCGAGTCGGTCCACCCGCAGCTGAGCACCGTTCAGCTCCCGCACTACGAGATGGGGGCACGGGCCGTGGCCCAACTGCTCGCACTCACCAAGACTCCGGGCCGGCCACCGGGCCCGGACACGAAGGAAAAGCTGCCTTGCCCGCTGGTGGCGCGGGCATCGGTCGCTTCGCCGCCCCGACTCTGA